A window of the Lolium perenne isolate Kyuss_39 chromosome 7, Kyuss_2.0, whole genome shotgun sequence genome harbors these coding sequences:
- the LOC127313158 gene encoding deSI-like protein At4g17486, whose amino-acid sequence MGGAVSGGVAPAGEFPVLLNVYDLTPINNYMHWCGLGIFHSAVEVHGSEYSFGAHDYPTSGVFEVEPKNCPGFLYRSTIFIGRTSLQPSEFRDFIQRMASEYHGDTYHLISKNCNHFTDDLSTRLTGKPIPGWVNRLAKIGVFCNCLLPESMRLESTETKNLTDYDFSDGSNATIKDPFEDDDVEDKHLLPQSSFVENAIVQEVHR is encoded by the exons ATGGGCGGGGCCGTCTCCGGCGGCGTCGCGCCGGCGGGGGAGTTCCCGGTGCTCCTCAACGTCTACGACCTCACGCCCATTAACAACTACATGCACTGGTGCGGCCTCGGCATCTTCCACTCCGCCGTCGAAG TCCACGGCTCAGAGTACAGTTTTGGAGCTCATGATTATCCTACAAGTGGTGTTTTTGAGGTTGAACCAAAGAACTGCCCAGGCTTCCTGTACAGATCGACGATTTTCATAGGCCGTACAAGTCTACAACCGTCGGAATTTCGAGATTTCATTCAGAGAATGGCATCGGAATATCATGGGGATACATACCACCTCATTTCCAAGAATTGTAACCACTTCACTGATGATCTTAGCACCAGATTGACAGGAAAGCCAATTCCTGGTTGGGTTAACCGACTCGCTAAGATAG GTGTGTTCTGCAACTGCCTTCTACCAGAAAGTATGCGGTTGGAGTCTACTGAGACAAAGAATCTCACAGACTATGATTTCTCTG ATGGCTCCAACGCAACCATAAAGGACCCCTTTGAAGATGATGACGTTGAAGACAAACACCTACTCCCACAATCTTCTTTTGTTGAAAATGCAATTGTACAGGAAGTCCACAGGTGA
- the LOC127313156 gene encoding NAC domain-containing protein 75 produces MDDGATAGGASSGSAGGGSHHLIGSRIEQHRKYMSKSSCCPRCSHKIDRKLDWVGLPAGVKFDPTDQELIEHLEAKVRSGGTAAAETPSHPLIDEFIPTIEGEDGICYTHPEKLPGVSKDGLSRHFFHRPSKAYTTGTRKRRKIQPPATVDASAVSSAGGSANAGAVQPQQQRSETRWHKTGKTRPVAVGGRQRGCKKILVLYTNFGKHRKPEKTNWVMHQYHLGESEEEREGELVVSKIFYQTQPRQCGVGDGASASTSAASTSVSAVERRRVDRRAGATPVVPGMTSSDVISVAFHGGAPVGIEDFSFTQLRNSFDEVGMGGSDHHVVQSRVDEGVMHRPAGLHHHHQQQHLLNEQDHRRRHHHYAGLQQEQQSAAAAAFHVSTPTDPIAALMAAPRAHQGSVVLTAPVGEPYDHGAASYHHQEDERPHQTRKFDGRSTSGLEEVIMGCTSRRSKAGETSGGKEGTGWQCQYPSFWHSENQDHHG; encoded by the exons ATGGACGATGGTGCAACAGCAGGAGGAGCAAGCAGCGGCAGCGCCGGCGGTGGCAGCCACCACCTTATCGGCTCTAGGATCGAGCAGCACCGCAAGTACATGTCGAAGTCGAGCTGCTGCCCCAGGTGCAGCCACAAGATCGACCGGAAGCTG GATTGGGTGGGGTTGCCGGCAGGGGTGAAGTTCGATCCAACGGATCAGGAGCTGATCGAGCACCTGGAGGCGAAAGTCCGGTCCggcggcacggcggcggcggaaaCCCCGTCTCACCCTCTGATCGATGAGTTCATACCTACCATCGAGGGGGAGGATGGCATCTGTTACACCCACCCAGAGAAACTGCCAG GTGTGTCCAAAGACGGCCTGAGCAGACACTTCTTCCACCGGCCGTCCAAGGCCTACACCACCGGTACCCGCAAGCGCCGCAAGATCCAGCCGCCCGCAACGGTCGACGCTTCGGCTGTCTCCTCTGCCGGCGGCTCCGCGAACGCCGGCGCGGTGCAGCCGCAGCAACAGCGGAGCGAAACACGGTGGCACAAGACCGGCAAGACACGGCCTGTGGCGGTGGGCGGCCGGCAGAGGGGGTGCAAGAAGATCCTAGTGCTCTACACAAACTTCGGCAAGCACCGGAAGCCAGAGAAGACCAACTGGGTGATGCACCAGTACCACCTCGGCGAGTCCGAGGAGGAGCGCGAGGGCGAGCTCGTCGTCTCGAAGATCTTCTACCAGACACAGCCGAGGCAGTGTGGCGTCGGCGACGGAGCCTCGGCATCTACCTCAGCGGCTAGTACTAGCGTCTCAGCCGTGGAGAGGAGAAGGGTCGACCGTCGTGCGGGTGCAACGCCCGTGGTGCCGGGCATGACCTCCTCCGACGTCATCAGTGTGGCGTTCCACGGCGGTGCCCCTGTTGGCATTGAAGACTTCAGCTTCACACAGCTCAGAAACAGTTTCGATGAG GTGGGAATGGGAGGATCAGATCACCATGTGGTGCAATCTAGGGTTGACGAGGGAGTGATGCATCGTCCTGCAGGGCTTCACCATCACCACCAGCAGCAGCACCTCCTCAACGAGCAGGATcaccggcgccgccaccatcactACGCCGGTCTCCAACAGGAGCAGCAGAGTGCGGCAGCGGCGGCGTTCCATGTCAGCACGCCCACAGACCCCATCGCCGCGTTGATGGCGGCGCCACGGGCTCACCAGGGCTCGGTCGTTCTCACGGCACCAGTTGGGGAGCCGTACGATCATGGGGCAGCGAGCTACCATCATCAG GAGGATGAGCGGCCACACCAAACGCGGAAGTTTGATGGACGGTCGACTTCTGGACTCGAAGAGGTGATCATGGGATGCACATCCAGGAGGTCAAAAGCAGGA GAAACATCAGGTGGCAAGGAGGGCACAGGATGGCAGTGCCAATACCCATCCTTCTGGCATTCTGAAAACCAGGATCATCATGGGTGA